The following proteins are encoded in a genomic region of Haemorhous mexicanus isolate bHaeMex1 chromosome 11, bHaeMex1.pri, whole genome shotgun sequence:
- the LOC132332386 gene encoding laminin subunit beta-1-like isoform X2 produces MALAWRAHVSSSFLCPRPWLIKGLTVPCVTVRALWNLALVHSRAPCRAPGLSTQPGQSSGSRTALTSTGQSPRLPMDLLTLAFLLVRGLVTGGWQEPDLSHGCARGSCYPATGNLLVGRATRLSATSTCGLDGPQEYCIVSHLQDSEKCFTCDSRDPSLPESHRIENVIYLSSPHDKRTWWQSENGVEHVSIRLDLEGEFHFTHLIMKFKTFRPAAMLVERSADFGRTWKVYRYFAYNCSKLFPGIPSHPLGLVDEVLCDQRYSEIEPSSHGEVIFKVLDPSIPVADPYSPDIQDLLRVTNLRVNLTKLHTLGDNLLDSRREVLHKYYYAVDELVLRGSCFCHGHAAHCAPAPGAPTPSVPGMIHGRCVCEHHTQGVNCERCEDFYHDLPWRPAEGSSTNACRRCDCNEHSRRCHFDMAVFLATGNTSGGVCDDCQHNTMGRRCHLCKPFYYRHPRSDIRSPTACAPCDCDPAGSLDGGACDGHTDVALGMIAGQCRCKENVAGPRCDRCQHGAYGLSHGDPQGCQPCRCDPRGTVAGSSPCDPISGDCYCKRFVAGRSCSQCVPEFWGLSYDLGGCRPCACDFGGAYNNRCSMEDGACPCRPHIMGRQCDQVQPGFFCAPLDYYTYEAEQATGHGHSHPQLPGAIRVEVPQDCLEYDTREPAGRKGRSRHQHSPLRPPQPPVPSRRGRQQPPKLDVEEVVRDSAGRMVTWTGWGFARVRDGAGLTFRVDNVPYPMDYELLLRYEPESAEDWEAVVSVSSRVLPTSSRCGNLLPSEQMYRESLPHSQRYVLLSRPFCFEPSTPYEVTMRLQRAGVTERHPGAFILIDSLVLLPRVSELPGFHGAEAAVRQEELERYQCLEVFRMAPPHPLAEACARLVCSVSALMHGGALPCQCDPQGSRSSECQVQGGQCECKPHVIGRRCDHCAPGSFGFGPLGCSPCICSPEGSVSQLCDKVSGQCRCQPGTVGRQCDQCQPGHWGFPACRPCQCNGHAEECDPRTGTCLRCRDHTSGRHCERCQDGYYGNPVLGSGQQCRPCPCPGYPGTRHYHGSACHADDETHHIVCLCAPGYAGPRCDRCSPGYYGAPEMEGGECRPCQCNNNIDTSDPEGCDPRTGQCLRCLYHTAGPHCAHCQPGYYGNALQRSCRRCGCDPRGTLASYCTNGTCDCDRGTGACVCRPNVVGKSCDRCAPHFWSLGGPRGCEPCGCHPTHALHPACDTVTGQCQCRPGFGGRVCSQCQEHHWGDPEQECRACECEPLGAESPQCEQDNGQCRCRLGFGGLHCDRCQRGYQEPFPHCSPCHPCFGRWDLAVGSLREGLQRLGAQVQALREGGSALPLSPRRLRELEEALGHVEQLLGEGHSPGSPLLDGLPRHLGSTRMELDNFGKHLQELEQHLDQLAQADMQHHDRLAELSRELGGLNRTTSHLQILLGTVAAAGFSECYRSILASTEASRQAEVVANGTAGELRRAQVTQRATERALQQRGDTFRRGTAAARKSLRETQKRVMGLNIARINEKICGAPGDRSCEHASCGGALCRDSAGTRHCGGTGCAGALPVSARALSSAHNASQQLEVALGQLGVVAQKMQEVQELAQGARSRAEEALGRSQAARSRAEKATAQLRDFIRRIKAFLAEEGADPGSIELVARQVLNISLPSSPGQIQELLWEMRESISQLEGVDAVLNSTAEGLAVARDLLAQGQEARQRAEGIRDELAGTQQALEVARTQAMTAGSTLQSARDAIQVAENRAREAERRLQVLDRKESQAQRRLRGLAQRITTLQEHGRDAHHMAQQAKDGAQRATTTSGTLSQDLAQVTQRYVVLKNRVGMLDRVSGGALQRVSQLMAEAQDLLDKASNSKRKLEDLEQRFGANERMMAAKVTRLQALEQQVTGLLQEIRERANAYATC; encoded by the exons ATGGCCTTGGCGTGGAGAGCACACgtctcctcttccttcctttgccCTCGGCCTTGGCTAATAAAAGGCCTGACAGTGCCCTGCGTGACAGTGAGGGCTCTGTGGAACCTGGCCCTGGTGCACAGCcgtgctccctgcagggctccagggctcagcacccagCCCGGCCAGTCCAGCGGATCCCGTACAGCACTGACCAGCACAGG GCAGAGCCCGAGGTTGCCCATGGACCTCTTGACGCTTGCTTTCCTCCTGG TCAGGGGACTGGTGactgggggctggcaggagcctgaCCTGAGCCACGGCTGCGCCCGTGGCAGCTGCTACCCAGCCACTGGGAACCTGCTGGTGGGGCGAGCCACCCgcctgagtgccacctccaccTGTGGGCTGGATGGGCCTCAGGAGTACTGCATCGTGAGCCACCTCCAG GACTCGGAGAAATGTTTCACCTGTGACTCACGTGACCCATCCCTGCCTGAGAGCCACCGCATTGAGAATGTCATTTATCTGAGCAGCCCCCATGACAAACGGACCTGGTGGCAGTCAGAGAATG GCGTGGAGCATGTCAGCATCCGCCTGGACCTGGAGGGCGAGTTCCACTTCACCCACCTCATCATGAAGTTTAAA ACCTTCCGCCCAGCGGCCATGCTGGTGGAGCGCTCAGCCGACTTTGGGCGCACCTGGAAGGTGTACCGCTACTTTGCCTACAACTGCTCCAAGCTCTTCCCTGGAATCCCCAGCCACCCCCTGGGGCTTGTGGATGAGGTACTGTGTGACCAGCGCTACTCTGAGATCGAGCCGTCCAGCCATGGGGAG GTCATCTTCAAGGTGCTGGACCCCTCCATCCCCGTAGCAGATCCCTACAGCCCAGACATCCAGG ACCTGCTTCGTGTCACCAACCTGCGGGTGAACCTCACCAAGCTGCACACGCTGGGGGACAACCTGCTGGACTCACGGCGGGAGGTGCTGCACAAGTACTACTATGCTGTGGATGAACTGGTGCTGCGTGGGAGCTGCTTCTGCCATGGCCACGCTGCCCACTGTGCCCCAGCACCGGGTGCCCCGACACCCTCTGTCCCCGGCATG ATCCACGGGCGCTGTGTCTGTGAGCACCACACGCAGGGGGTGAACTGCGAACGCTGCGAGGATTTCTACCATGACCTGCCCTGGCGCCCGGCCGAGGGCTCCAGCACCAATGCCTGTCGCC gctgtgactGCAACGAGCACTCACGGCGGTGCCACTTTGACATGGCCGTGTTTCTGGCCACGGGGAACACCAGTGGGGGTGTGTGTGATGACTGCCAGCACAACACCATGGGCCGTCGCTGTCACCTCTGCAAGCCCTTCTACTACCGGCACCCTCGCTCCGATATCCGGTCCCCCACTGCCTGTGCCC CGTGTGATTGTGACCCAGCAGGCTCGCTGGATGGAGGTGCCTGTGATGGGCACACGGACGTGGCGCTGGGCATGATTGCGGGGCAGTGCCGCTGCAAGGAGAACGTGGCCGGCCCCCGCTGTGACCGCTGCCAGCACGGCGCCTATGGCCTCAGCCACGGCGACCCACAGGGCTGTCAGC CATGCAGGTGTGACCCGCGGGGTACGGTGGCAGGCAGTTCCCCGTGTGACCCCATCAGTGGGGACTGCTACTGCAAACGCTTCGTGGCTGGGCGTTCCTGCAGCCAATGTGTG CCCGAGTTCTGGGGTCTGAGCTACGACCTGGGGGGCTGCCGGCCCTGCGCCTGTGACTTCGGGGGAGCCTACAACAACCG GTGCTCCATGGAGGATGGGGCATGTCCCTGCCGTCCCCACATCATGGGGCGGCAGTGTGACCAGGTACAACCCGGCTTCTTCTGTGCCCCCCTCGACTACTACACCTATGAGGCCGAGCAGGCCACCGGCCATGGCCACAGCCACCCTCAGCTCCCG ggtgCCATTCGGGTGGAGGTGCCCCAGGACTGCCTGGAGTATGACACCAGGGAGCCGGCGGGGCGGAAGGGACGCTCACGGCATCAGCACAGCCCCCTCCgtcctccccagccccctgtcCCCTCGCGCCGCGGCCGCCAGCAGCCCCCCAAG CTGGATGTGGAGGAGGTGGTGCGGGACAGTGCCGGGCGCATGGTGACGTGGACAGGCTGGGGGTTCGCCCGGGTGCGGGACGGGGCTGGCCTGACCTTCCGCGTGGACAATGTGCCCTACCCCATGGACTACGAGCTGCTGCTGCGCTACGAGCCCGAG TCAGCCGAGGACTGGGAGGCCGTGGTCAGTGTCAGCTCCCGGGTGCTGCCCACCAGCTCTCGCTGTGGGAACCTGCTGCCCTCCGAGCAGATGTACCGTGAGAGTCTGCCCCACAGCCAGAG GTACGTGCTGCTGTCCCGGCCCTTCTGCTTCGAGCCCAGCACCCCTTATGAGGTGACCATGCGGCTTCAGCGGGCTGGTGTCACCGAACGCCACCCTGGTGCCTTCATCCTCATTGACTCG tTGGTGCTCCTGCCACGGGTGTCAGAGTTGCCAGGGTTCCatggggcagaggcagcagtgcgccaggaggagctggagcggTACCAGTGCCTGGAGGTGTTTCGCATGGCCCCCCCTCACCCCCTGGCTGAGGCCTGTGCCCGCCTGGTCTGCAGCGTCTCAGCCCTGATGCACGGCGGGGCACTGC CCTGCCAGTGCGACCCACAGGGCTCCCGCAGCAGTGAGTGCCAGGTGCAAGGTGGGCAGTGTGAGTGCAAGCCCCACGTCATTGGCCGACGCTGCGACCACTGTGCCCCAGGCAGCTTCGGCTTTGGGCCCCTGGGATGCAGCC cctgcatCTGCTCCCCAGAGGGCTcggtgtcccagctgtgtgacAAGGTGAGCGGGCAGTGCCGGTGCCAGCCCGGCACCGTGGGCCGGCAGTGTgaccagtgccagcctggccacTGGGGCTTCCCTGCCTGCCGGCCCTGCCAGTGTAACGGGCACGCTGAGGAGTGCGATCCCCGGACGGGCACCTGCCTGCGCTGCCGCGACCACACGAGCGGCCGGCACTGTGAGAG GTGCCAGGATGGTTACTATGGGAACCCTGTGCTGGGCTCGGGGCAGCAGTGCcggccctgcccctgccccggcTATCCTGGCACACGGCATTACCACGGGAGCGCCTGCCATGCGGACGATGAGACACACCACATCGTCTGCCTCTGCGCCCCTGGATACGCGG ggccccGCTGCGACCGCTGCTCCCCTGGTTACTATGGGGCTCCGGAGATGGAGGGGGGGGAGTGCCGGCCCTGCCAGTGCAACAACAACATCGACACCAGTGACCCAGAGGGCTGTGACCCCCGCACGGGACAGTGCCTGCGCTGCCTGTACCACACAGCTGGGCCTCACTGTGCCCACTGCCAGCCAGGCTACTATGGCAATGCCCTGCAGCGCAGCTGCCGGC gctgtggctgtgacCCACGGGGCACACTGGCCTCCTACTGCACCAATGGCACCTGCGACTGTGACCGTGGCACAGGAGCCTGTGTCTGCCGGCCCAATGTCGTGGGCAAGAGCTGTGATCGCTGCGCACCCCACTTCTGGAGCCTGGGGGGCCCAAGGGGCTGTGAGCCCTGTGGCTGCCACCCCACACACGCCCTGCACCCTGCCTGTGACACA GTGacagggcagtgccagtgccGGCCTGGCTTTGGAGGTCGTGTCTGttcccagtgccaggagcacCACTGGGGAGACCCTGAGCAGGAGTGCCGAG CCTGTGAGTGTGAGCCGCTGGGTGCTGAGAGCCCACAGTGCGAGCAGGACAACGGGCAGTGCCGCTGCCGGCTGGGATTCGGGGGGCTGCACTGTGACCGCTGCCAGCGGGGCTACCAGGAGCCCTTCCCCCACTGTTCACCCTGCCACCCTTGCTTCGGGCGCTGGGACCTGGCCGTGGGCAGCCTGCGGGAAGGGCTGCAGCGCCTCGGGGCACAAGTGCAGGCACTGAGGGAGGGGGGCTCTGCACTCCCACTCAGCCCCCGTCGCCTgcgggagctggaggaggctcTGGGGCACGTGgaacagctgctgggagaggggcacagccctggtaGTCCCCTCCTCGATGGACTGCCCAGGCATCTGGGTAGCACCAG GATGGAGCTGGACAACTTCGGGAAGCACCTCCAAGAGTTGGAGCAACATCTAGACCAGCTGGCGCAGGCGGATATGCAGCACCATGACCGGCTAGCTGAGCTGAGCCGCGAGCTGGGAGGTCTCAACCGAACCACTTCCCACCTTCAGATCCTCCTCGGCACTGTAGCGGCAGCTGGATTCAGCG AGTGTTACCGCAGCATCCTGGCATCGACGGAGGCCTCACGGCAGGCGGAGGTGGTGGCCAATGGCACAGCTGGTGAGCTAAGGAGGGCGCAGGTGACGCAGAGGGCGACTGAGCGGGCGCTGCAGCAGCGGGGCGATACTTTCCGCCGTGGCACAGCCGCAGCCCGGAAATCCTTGCGGGAGACACAGAAACGGGTGATGGGACTCAACATTGCCAGGATCAACGAGAAG ATTTGTGGGGCACCCGGAGACCGGAGCTGCGAGCACGCGTCTTGCGGAGGAGCCTTGTGCCGAGACAGCGCGGGGACAAGGCATTGCGGTGGCACTGGGTGTGCAGGGGCACTGCCTGTCTCAGCTCGAGCCCTCAGCAGTGCTCATAATGCCtcacagcagctggaggtggcaTTAGGGCAGCTGGGTGTTGTGGCACAGAAG atgcaggaggtgcaggagctggcacagggggcacgcagcagggcagaggaggcGCTGGGGCGCTCTCAAGCCGCCCGCAGCCGTGCAGAGAAGGCGACAGCCCAGCTGCGGGACTTCATCCGCCGAATCAAGGCCTTCCTGGCAG aggAGGGAGCTGACCCAGGCAGCATCGAGTTGGTGGCCCGGCAGGTGCTGAAcatctccctgcccagcagccctggacagatccaggagctgctgtgggagatGCGGGAGAGCATCAGCCAGCTAGAGGGGGTGGATGCAGTTCTCAACAGCACAGCGGAGGGGTTGGCTGTGGCACGGGatctgctggcacagggacaggaggccaGGCAA cgaGCAGAAGGCATAAGGGATgagctggcagggacacagcaggcaCTGGAGGTGGCACGGACACAGGCCATGACAGCAGGGAGCACCCTGCAGAGCGCCAGAGATGCCATCCAGGTGGCTGAGAACAGAGCCAGAGAG GCGGAGCgcaggctgcaggtgctggacAGGAAGGAGTCTCAGGCGCAGAGGCGGCTGCGGGGGCTGGCACAGCGCATCACCACCCTGCAAGAGCATGGCCGGGATGCTCACCACATGGCCCAGCAAGCCAAGGATGGGGCACAGCGTGCCACCACCACCTCGGGGACGCTTAGCCAG GACCTGGCCCAGGTAACACAGCGTTATGTGGTGCTGAAGAACCGGGTGGGCATGCTGGACAGGGTGTCTGGTGGGGCCCTGCAGCGTGTGTCACAGCTGATGGCAGAGGCCCAAGACCTCCTGGATAAGGCCAGCAACAGCAAGAGGAAACTGGAAG ACCTGGAGCAGCGCTTTGGGGCCAATGAACGGATGATGGCGGCAAAGGTGACACGACTGCAGGCTTTGGAGCAGCAGGTCACCGGGCTGTTGCAGGAGATTCGGGAGAGGGCCAACGCTTATGCCACCTGCTAG
- the LOC132332386 gene encoding laminin subunit beta-1-like isoform X3, producing the protein MDLLTLAFLLVRGLVTGGWQEPDLSHGCARGSCYPATGNLLVGRATRLSATSTCGLDGPQEYCIVSHLQDSEKCFTCDSRDPSLPESHRIENVIYLSSPHDKRTWWQSENGVEHVSIRLDLEGEFHFTHLIMKFKTFRPAAMLVERSADFGRTWKVYRYFAYNCSKLFPGIPSHPLGLVDEVLCDQRYSEIEPSSHGEVIFKVLDPSIPVADPYSPDIQDLLRVTNLRVNLTKLHTLGDNLLDSRREVLHKYYYAVDELVLRGSCFCHGHAAHCAPAPGAPTPSVPGMIHGRCVCEHHTQGVNCERCEDFYHDLPWRPAEGSSTNACRRCDCNEHSRRCHFDMAVFLATGNTSGGVCDDCQHNTMGRRCHLCKPFYYRHPRSDIRSPTACAPCDCDPAGSLDGGACDGHTDVALGMIAGQCRCKENVAGPRCDRCQHGAYGLSHGDPQGCQPCRCDPRGTVAGSSPCDPISGDCYCKRFVAGRSCSQCVPEFWGLSYDLGGCRPCACDFGGAYNNRCSMEDGACPCRPHIMGRQCDQVQPGFFCAPLDYYTYEAEQATGHGHSHPQLPGAIRVEVPQDCLEYDTREPAGRKGRSRHQHSPLRPPQPPVPSRRGRQQPPKLDVEEVVRDSAGRMVTWTGWGFARVRDGAGLTFRVDNVPYPMDYELLLRYEPESAEDWEAVVSVSSRVLPTSSRCGNLLPSEQMYRESLPHSQRYVLLSRPFCFEPSTPYEVTMRLQRAGVTERHPGAFILIDSLVLLPRVSELPGFHGAEAAVRQEELERYQCLEVFRMAPPHPLAEACARLVCSVSALMHGGALPCQCDPQGSRSSECQVQGGQCECKPHVIGRRCDHCAPGSFGFGPLGCSPCICSPEGSVSQLCDKVSGQCRCQPGTVGRQCDQCQPGHWGFPACRPCQCNGHAEECDPRTGTCLRCRDHTSGRHCERCQDGYYGNPVLGSGQQCRPCPCPGYPGTRHYHGSACHADDETHHIVCLCAPGYAGPRCDRCSPGYYGAPEMEGGECRPCQCNNNIDTSDPEGCDPRTGQCLRCLYHTAGPHCAHCQPGYYGNALQRSCRRCGCDPRGTLASYCTNGTCDCDRGTGACVCRPNVVGKSCDRCAPHFWSLGGPRGCEPCGCHPTHALHPACDTVTGQCQCRPGFGGRVCSQCQEHHWGDPEQECRACECEPLGAESPQCEQDNGQCRCRLGFGGLHCDRCQRGYQEPFPHCSPCHPCFGRWDLAVGSLREGLQRLGAQVQALREGGSALPLSPRRLRELEEALGHVEQLLGEGHSPGSPLLDGLPRHLGSTRMELDNFGKHLQELEQHLDQLAQADMQHHDRLAELSRELGGLNRTTSHLQILLGTVAAAGFSECYRSILASTEASRQAEVVANGTAGELRRAQVTQRATERALQQRGDTFRRGTAAARKSLRETQKRVMGLNIARINEKICGAPGDRSCEHASCGGALCRDSAGTRHCGGTGCAGALPVSARALSSAHNASQQLEVALGQLGVVAQKMQEVQELAQGARSRAEEALGRSQAARSRAEKATAQLRDFIRRIKAFLAEEGADPGSIELVARQVLNISLPSSPGQIQELLWEMRESISQLEGVDAVLNSTAEGLAVARDLLAQGQEARQRAEGIRDELAGTQQALEVARTQAMTAGSTLQSARDAIQVAENRAREAERRLQVLDRKESQAQRRLRGLAQRITTLQEHGRDAHHMAQQAKDGAQRATTTSGTLSQDLAQVTQRYVVLKNRVGMLDRVSGGALQRVSQLMAEAQDLLDKASNSKRKLEDLEQRFGANERMMAAKVTRLQALEQQVTGLLQEIRERANAYATC; encoded by the exons ATGGACCTCTTGACGCTTGCTTTCCTCCTGG TCAGGGGACTGGTGactgggggctggcaggagcctgaCCTGAGCCACGGCTGCGCCCGTGGCAGCTGCTACCCAGCCACTGGGAACCTGCTGGTGGGGCGAGCCACCCgcctgagtgccacctccaccTGTGGGCTGGATGGGCCTCAGGAGTACTGCATCGTGAGCCACCTCCAG GACTCGGAGAAATGTTTCACCTGTGACTCACGTGACCCATCCCTGCCTGAGAGCCACCGCATTGAGAATGTCATTTATCTGAGCAGCCCCCATGACAAACGGACCTGGTGGCAGTCAGAGAATG GCGTGGAGCATGTCAGCATCCGCCTGGACCTGGAGGGCGAGTTCCACTTCACCCACCTCATCATGAAGTTTAAA ACCTTCCGCCCAGCGGCCATGCTGGTGGAGCGCTCAGCCGACTTTGGGCGCACCTGGAAGGTGTACCGCTACTTTGCCTACAACTGCTCCAAGCTCTTCCCTGGAATCCCCAGCCACCCCCTGGGGCTTGTGGATGAGGTACTGTGTGACCAGCGCTACTCTGAGATCGAGCCGTCCAGCCATGGGGAG GTCATCTTCAAGGTGCTGGACCCCTCCATCCCCGTAGCAGATCCCTACAGCCCAGACATCCAGG ACCTGCTTCGTGTCACCAACCTGCGGGTGAACCTCACCAAGCTGCACACGCTGGGGGACAACCTGCTGGACTCACGGCGGGAGGTGCTGCACAAGTACTACTATGCTGTGGATGAACTGGTGCTGCGTGGGAGCTGCTTCTGCCATGGCCACGCTGCCCACTGTGCCCCAGCACCGGGTGCCCCGACACCCTCTGTCCCCGGCATG ATCCACGGGCGCTGTGTCTGTGAGCACCACACGCAGGGGGTGAACTGCGAACGCTGCGAGGATTTCTACCATGACCTGCCCTGGCGCCCGGCCGAGGGCTCCAGCACCAATGCCTGTCGCC gctgtgactGCAACGAGCACTCACGGCGGTGCCACTTTGACATGGCCGTGTTTCTGGCCACGGGGAACACCAGTGGGGGTGTGTGTGATGACTGCCAGCACAACACCATGGGCCGTCGCTGTCACCTCTGCAAGCCCTTCTACTACCGGCACCCTCGCTCCGATATCCGGTCCCCCACTGCCTGTGCCC CGTGTGATTGTGACCCAGCAGGCTCGCTGGATGGAGGTGCCTGTGATGGGCACACGGACGTGGCGCTGGGCATGATTGCGGGGCAGTGCCGCTGCAAGGAGAACGTGGCCGGCCCCCGCTGTGACCGCTGCCAGCACGGCGCCTATGGCCTCAGCCACGGCGACCCACAGGGCTGTCAGC CATGCAGGTGTGACCCGCGGGGTACGGTGGCAGGCAGTTCCCCGTGTGACCCCATCAGTGGGGACTGCTACTGCAAACGCTTCGTGGCTGGGCGTTCCTGCAGCCAATGTGTG CCCGAGTTCTGGGGTCTGAGCTACGACCTGGGGGGCTGCCGGCCCTGCGCCTGTGACTTCGGGGGAGCCTACAACAACCG GTGCTCCATGGAGGATGGGGCATGTCCCTGCCGTCCCCACATCATGGGGCGGCAGTGTGACCAGGTACAACCCGGCTTCTTCTGTGCCCCCCTCGACTACTACACCTATGAGGCCGAGCAGGCCACCGGCCATGGCCACAGCCACCCTCAGCTCCCG ggtgCCATTCGGGTGGAGGTGCCCCAGGACTGCCTGGAGTATGACACCAGGGAGCCGGCGGGGCGGAAGGGACGCTCACGGCATCAGCACAGCCCCCTCCgtcctccccagccccctgtcCCCTCGCGCCGCGGCCGCCAGCAGCCCCCCAAG CTGGATGTGGAGGAGGTGGTGCGGGACAGTGCCGGGCGCATGGTGACGTGGACAGGCTGGGGGTTCGCCCGGGTGCGGGACGGGGCTGGCCTGACCTTCCGCGTGGACAATGTGCCCTACCCCATGGACTACGAGCTGCTGCTGCGCTACGAGCCCGAG TCAGCCGAGGACTGGGAGGCCGTGGTCAGTGTCAGCTCCCGGGTGCTGCCCACCAGCTCTCGCTGTGGGAACCTGCTGCCCTCCGAGCAGATGTACCGTGAGAGTCTGCCCCACAGCCAGAG GTACGTGCTGCTGTCCCGGCCCTTCTGCTTCGAGCCCAGCACCCCTTATGAGGTGACCATGCGGCTTCAGCGGGCTGGTGTCACCGAACGCCACCCTGGTGCCTTCATCCTCATTGACTCG tTGGTGCTCCTGCCACGGGTGTCAGAGTTGCCAGGGTTCCatggggcagaggcagcagtgcgccaggaggagctggagcggTACCAGTGCCTGGAGGTGTTTCGCATGGCCCCCCCTCACCCCCTGGCTGAGGCCTGTGCCCGCCTGGTCTGCAGCGTCTCAGCCCTGATGCACGGCGGGGCACTGC CCTGCCAGTGCGACCCACAGGGCTCCCGCAGCAGTGAGTGCCAGGTGCAAGGTGGGCAGTGTGAGTGCAAGCCCCACGTCATTGGCCGACGCTGCGACCACTGTGCCCCAGGCAGCTTCGGCTTTGGGCCCCTGGGATGCAGCC cctgcatCTGCTCCCCAGAGGGCTcggtgtcccagctgtgtgacAAGGTGAGCGGGCAGTGCCGGTGCCAGCCCGGCACCGTGGGCCGGCAGTGTgaccagtgccagcctggccacTGGGGCTTCCCTGCCTGCCGGCCCTGCCAGTGTAACGGGCACGCTGAGGAGTGCGATCCCCGGACGGGCACCTGCCTGCGCTGCCGCGACCACACGAGCGGCCGGCACTGTGAGAG GTGCCAGGATGGTTACTATGGGAACCCTGTGCTGGGCTCGGGGCAGCAGTGCcggccctgcccctgccccggcTATCCTGGCACACGGCATTACCACGGGAGCGCCTGCCATGCGGACGATGAGACACACCACATCGTCTGCCTCTGCGCCCCTGGATACGCGG ggccccGCTGCGACCGCTGCTCCCCTGGTTACTATGGGGCTCCGGAGATGGAGGGGGGGGAGTGCCGGCCCTGCCAGTGCAACAACAACATCGACACCAGTGACCCAGAGGGCTGTGACCCCCGCACGGGACAGTGCCTGCGCTGCCTGTACCACACAGCTGGGCCTCACTGTGCCCACTGCCAGCCAGGCTACTATGGCAATGCCCTGCAGCGCAGCTGCCGGC gctgtggctgtgacCCACGGGGCACACTGGCCTCCTACTGCACCAATGGCACCTGCGACTGTGACCGTGGCACAGGAGCCTGTGTCTGCCGGCCCAATGTCGTGGGCAAGAGCTGTGATCGCTGCGCACCCCACTTCTGGAGCCTGGGGGGCCCAAGGGGCTGTGAGCCCTGTGGCTGCCACCCCACACACGCCCTGCACCCTGCCTGTGACACA GTGacagggcagtgccagtgccGGCCTGGCTTTGGAGGTCGTGTCTGttcccagtgccaggagcacCACTGGGGAGACCCTGAGCAGGAGTGCCGAG CCTGTGAGTGTGAGCCGCTGGGTGCTGAGAGCCCACAGTGCGAGCAGGACAACGGGCAGTGCCGCTGCCGGCTGGGATTCGGGGGGCTGCACTGTGACCGCTGCCAGCGGGGCTACCAGGAGCCCTTCCCCCACTGTTCACCCTGCCACCCTTGCTTCGGGCGCTGGGACCTGGCCGTGGGCAGCCTGCGGGAAGGGCTGCAGCGCCTCGGGGCACAAGTGCAGGCACTGAGGGAGGGGGGCTCTGCACTCCCACTCAGCCCCCGTCGCCTgcgggagctggaggaggctcTGGGGCACGTGgaacagctgctgggagaggggcacagccctggtaGTCCCCTCCTCGATGGACTGCCCAGGCATCTGGGTAGCACCAG GATGGAGCTGGACAACTTCGGGAAGCACCTCCAAGAGTTGGAGCAACATCTAGACCAGCTGGCGCAGGCGGATATGCAGCACCATGACCGGCTAGCTGAGCTGAGCCGCGAGCTGGGAGGTCTCAACCGAACCACTTCCCACCTTCAGATCCTCCTCGGCACTGTAGCGGCAGCTGGATTCAGCG AGTGTTACCGCAGCATCCTGGCATCGACGGAGGCCTCACGGCAGGCGGAGGTGGTGGCCAATGGCACAGCTGGTGAGCTAAGGAGGGCGCAGGTGACGCAGAGGGCGACTGAGCGGGCGCTGCAGCAGCGGGGCGATACTTTCCGCCGTGGCACAGCCGCAGCCCGGAAATCCTTGCGGGAGACACAGAAACGGGTGATGGGACTCAACATTGCCAGGATCAACGAGAAG ATTTGTGGGGCACCCGGAGACCGGAGCTGCGAGCACGCGTCTTGCGGAGGAGCCTTGTGCCGAGACAGCGCGGGGACAAGGCATTGCGGTGGCACTGGGTGTGCAGGGGCACTGCCTGTCTCAGCTCGAGCCCTCAGCAGTGCTCATAATGCCtcacagcagctggaggtggcaTTAGGGCAGCTGGGTGTTGTGGCACAGAAG atgcaggaggtgcaggagctggcacagggggcacgcagcagggcagaggaggcGCTGGGGCGCTCTCAAGCCGCCCGCAGCCGTGCAGAGAAGGCGACAGCCCAGCTGCGGGACTTCATCCGCCGAATCAAGGCCTTCCTGGCAG aggAGGGAGCTGACCCAGGCAGCATCGAGTTGGTGGCCCGGCAGGTGCTGAAcatctccctgcccagcagccctggacagatccaggagctgctgtgggagatGCGGGAGAGCATCAGCCAGCTAGAGGGGGTGGATGCAGTTCTCAACAGCACAGCGGAGGGGTTGGCTGTGGCACGGGatctgctggcacagggacaggaggccaGGCAA cgaGCAGAAGGCATAAGGGATgagctggcagggacacagcaggcaCTGGAGGTGGCACGGACACAGGCCATGACAGCAGGGAGCACCCTGCAGAGCGCCAGAGATGCCATCCAGGTGGCTGAGAACAGAGCCAGAGAG GCGGAGCgcaggctgcaggtgctggacAGGAAGGAGTCTCAGGCGCAGAGGCGGCTGCGGGGGCTGGCACAGCGCATCACCACCCTGCAAGAGCATGGCCGGGATGCTCACCACATGGCCCAGCAAGCCAAGGATGGGGCACAGCGTGCCACCACCACCTCGGGGACGCTTAGCCAG GACCTGGCCCAGGTAACACAGCGTTATGTGGTGCTGAAGAACCGGGTGGGCATGCTGGACAGGGTGTCTGGTGGGGCCCTGCAGCGTGTGTCACAGCTGATGGCAGAGGCCCAAGACCTCCTGGATAAGGCCAGCAACAGCAAGAGGAAACTGGAAG ACCTGGAGCAGCGCTTTGGGGCCAATGAACGGATGATGGCGGCAAAGGTGACACGACTGCAGGCTTTGGAGCAGCAGGTCACCGGGCTGTTGCAGGAGATTCGGGAGAGGGCCAACGCTTATGCCACCTGCTAG